CGTTATGAAGAATTGGGATGCCGGATTGTGCGGCATGCGCGAAGCAAGGACGAAACGGATACGGAACTGGCTCTTCAGGAAGCCCTTAGGCTCGAACCTGCGGAGGTGTGGATATGGGGCGCGATGGGAAAAAGGCTCGACCATACGCTGGCGAATATTTTCCTTCTTTCCCGCGGGATGAAGCAGGCAGTTCTGGTCAAGTTGGTCGATCAGTGGTGCGAGGTTTTCATGATCGCTCGCAAGACGGTTATGGAAGGGGAAAAAGGCCAGACCGTTTCTCTCTTGCCCGTCACCCCCAAAGTAACCGGGGTTACGCTTAGCGGTTTTGAATATCCGTTAAAAAACAGTGAAATGGAGATGGGTTATCCTTACGGTGTCAGTAACCGGCTTATTGAAAACCGGGGAGTAATAGAGATCGGTTCGGGGCTGCTTTTGGCGATCAGGTATTTCCAGCCGGACGTTTTCCCGGAAGGAGAGGAAGGATGAGCGCGGAGCTTAATGTTCACAAACCCCCATGCCCGTGGGGCACAACGAAGCATGAAAATCCCCCCTTGCCCCCCTTTGGCAAAGGGGGGATGGGGGGATTTTCATATGAACCGAAGAGGGTATTGACGATCGCCGGTTCCGATTCCGGCGGCGGCGCTGGCATCCAGGCGGATTTAAAGACGATTACGGTGCTGGGGGGATTCGGAATGAGCGTTGTTACGGCCCTTACCGCTCAGAACACCCTGGGGGTTAGCGCCCTTCACGAAGTCCCGCCGGAATTTGTCGCCGCTCAGTTCGATGCGGTGGCGACCGATATCGGGATTGACGCGGCAAAAACCGGGATGTTGTCCACCTCCGGCATAATTAGAATTGTGGCTGCCAAAATACGGCAGTACGGGATAGAAAAA
This DNA window, taken from Syntrophales bacterium, encodes the following:
- a CDS encoding thiamine diphosphokinase; the protein is METVKKIFVVAGGELGGREFFRLKLAETAPEAVICADGGARHLEAVGRIPDLVIGDMDSIDPGTLRRYEELGCRIVRHARSKDETDTELALQEALRLEPAEVWIWGAMGKRLDHTLANIFLLSRGMKQAVLVKLVDQWCEVFMIARKTVMEGEKGQTVSLLPVTPKVTGVTLSGFEYPLKNSEMEMGYPYGVSNRLIENRGVIEIGSGLLLAIRYFQPDVFPEGEEG